The proteins below are encoded in one region of Rhododendron vialii isolate Sample 1 chromosome 7a, ASM3025357v1:
- the LOC131334146 gene encoding protein MAINTENANCE OF MERISTEMS-like — protein sequence MAAYGQFVEYGDHEPATNEEAAQMARAYLLYLFGASLFPNRRSRVHLCYLAGVVDLGQAGRFDWGGAALCTLYCLLGAASRGVGDTVGGYWRVFELWAYEVLGMFPPENTCTDSNLLPRGLAWGKAYRRAKERRGEVMTFRRWLDNLTRVVVR from the exons ATGGCAGCTTACGGGCAGTTCGTGGAGTACGGGGACCACGAGCCTGCGACCAACGAGGAGGCGGcccagatggcccgggcatacctgctatacttgttcggggcttctCTGTTCCCGAACAGGCGTAGCCGGGTGCACCTGTGCTATCTAGCGGGCGTGGTTGACTTGGGACAAGCGGGacgcttcgactggggaggtgctgctctGTGCACGCTCTATTGTCTTCTTGGAGCTGCTTCTCGCGGGGTCGGAGACACAGTTGGAGGGTACTGGCGGGTGTTTGAG ctttgggcttacgaggttctcGGGATGTTCCCACCCGAGAATACTTGTACGGACTCGAACTTACTTCCACGCGGCTTAGCCTGGGGTAAGGCGTACCGGAGAGCGAAGGAGCGACGTGgggaggtgatgactttccggcgctggctggataacctgacaagggttgtg gttcGCTAG